The DNA window TCGGTCAGGCACTGAGTGAAGTTGTCAACCAACTCAGAGAAAGAACCAGTGCTGAAATTACACTCAATAATTTACTGGTGTCATTTGAACTCAGTGCACAGCAACAGGTCCATTTAGTGCAACTGATTCGAGAAGTCACAATCAATGCGATCAAGCATGCACAGGCGAAGACTATCGCGATACATTGTGGTGAAGAGAATGGAATGATTACTGTCTTCATTGAAGATGATGGTATTGGATTTAGTGAGCCACCATCAAAAGTCAATCATTATGGTATGAATATTATGTACGAGCGTGCACAACGATTAGGGGGCGAGCTGCATATTGATTCTGAACCTAATCAAGGATGTAAAGTGTCTATTACGTATCCTGCCAATAAGAAAGGAGACTTATCTTGAATAAATGCAAAATAATGCTGGTGGATGATCATCCATTGATGCGTCGGGGAATTCAGCAATTGTTAAGCATTGAGCCTGAATTTGACGTTATCGAAGAAGCAAGTAGTGGTGACGAAGCCATTGCTTTGGCTCAATCTAATGAGCCGGATATGATCCTGTTGGATTTGAATATGAAAGGGCTCTCAGGGCTTGATACCTTGAAAGCTCTACGGGCTGATGGTTGCAGTGCCATTGTGGTTGTGTTGACTGTATCGGATAACGTGGCAGATATTGAAGCGATGGTCAGGGCTGGAGCGGATGGCTATTTGCTTAAAGATACTGAGCCTGAGCAACTGGTCGAGCTACTCAAAAATGCAGCGGATGGTAATAAATCCTATAGTGATGTGGTTTTGAAGTATCTGAGTAACCGTCGTGAACAAGCGGATGTGTTTGAATCGTTGACTGAGCGCGAAGGGCAAATATTACGCGAAGTAGCAAAAGGGTTTCGTAATAAACAGATCGCAGACCGCTTATTTATTTCTGAGTCAACGGTCAAGGTTCATATGAAAAGCTTGCTGAAAAAACTCCAAGTTCCTTCAAGAACGGCCGCGACGATCCTCTATTTAGAGCGCTATGGTGAACGTAAGTAACTGGCAGCTCTCCAATGTGCTGCTTAATTACGAGGGGGAAGCATCGTAATAAGCAGCATATTATTCTGACGTAAACTGACTTTGCCTAGCATAACGGTGTTTTGACCAGTATTGCTGCCGTATTGCTTGTGGAGATTTGAGTTTTGGGTGGTTTTGCATAAGATAAATAGGTGTATGAATTACAGGAAGTAATTAGGACGTACCTATGGACATTAGAACAGCGCAATATCAAGACTACGAGCGCATTGCTCATCTGCATGCGACGAGCTGGAAAACATATTATCGCGATATCTTAGGACAAGAGTATCTAGAGCAGGAGGTCGATGAAGACCGTCAGCTAATATGGCAGACTCGCCTCACTAATCCCCCCTTCAATCAACATGTCTTATTGGTTGAGGACGATCATGAATTGCTTGGTTTTATCTGCTTATTTGGTAATCATGACTTTGAAAAAGGGACGATTATCGAATCTCTTCATATTACACCGACACATCGCGGACAAGGCTTGGGCAAGCTATTGATTCAGAACTCGTTACCTTGGGTTAAGCAGTTTTTTCCGATGTCAGGAGTGTATCTTGAAGTGATGGAAAAAAATCATCAGGCCGTGGATTTCTATGACCATATTGGTGGCAGTCACCATTTCGATCGAGATTGGCGTTCACCTTGCGGGAACATCATCCATGAATGGGTGTACACTTGGGAGTCTCCTGACGAGCTTGCTAAAGCCATCGATGAGCCAATGTCTGCATAAAGAGCGAATTGCATTGCCTCATACTTCATGGAATGATGCGGTAGGCTCATAAGAAGGATGAACAGGTACATGACAATAAACTTAGAAGACTACGCTGGGTTGATTTTTGATATGGATGGCACGCTGGTTGATACTATGCCGGCTCATTTAGCCGCATGGGAGCATGCCGCGAGAACCTTTGATTTCCCATACGATGGCCCATGGTTAAACAGTATGGGGGGAATGCCGAGTATTAAGATTGTTGATGTGATTAATCAGCGTTACGACTTACACTTAGATCCCAAAGCCGTGTCTCAATGTAAAATGGATCACTTTGCCACATTAGAAAGTCAGGCAAGAATCATCAGTGCAACCAATGAGCTACTAGAGGCCAATTATGGACGTAAACCGATAGCGGTGGGGACCGGCAGTCAACGTACTTTAGCTTTGGCCATATTGGATCGTACTGGGTTACTCGATAAGCTTGATGCACTTGTCACTGCGACGGATGTGGTCAAGCATAAACCTCATCCTGAAACCCTTTTAACGGCGGCGGCTCAGCTGAACTTATCACCTGAAGAGTGCGTGGTGTTTGAAGATACGCTGCTAGGAATGCAAGCCGCTCATGCTGGTGGAATGGATTGTATACTGGTGACCGATGAGGGGTTAGTGCTGCACCGCGTCCCGAAAACCGAACCCCACATCGTGGAGTGATACGGCCTCAACAATGTGGGAGCATTCTAGGGCGCCGCAGTGGGGCTCAAAATGGCGGTCAACCTGACTGAGCACATCCCACATTGGGTAATCAATGCTATGATTATTTACATAAAGTTTATGATTTATCAGTCGATAACCTTTTTAGAATTCAATCATTGATGAGCGATCACATGAAGTATGGTGCCTTGATACTATCGATATTATTGAGTGGGTGTAGTGTTAGTTCATTGGATGGACTTGGCAAATTGATACGCAACGATAAGTTGGATCAAGCCCCGCAGACAAATAGCTCGGTCCGTAATCCTGACTGGGGGCAACCAGAAAAACCGGAAAAGGTACCTGATGTCGCACTGTCTTACCACTCTGACTACGACCGACTGATAGGCTTTTTGCGTGCTAATGATATTGCCTACGATGTTTTACCGGGGTCGTCGATGATGGTGCAAGTCAATGACACCATCTATTTTCGTTTAAACTCGGCAATGGTTGAAATGGGATCCTATCCGTGGATTGCTCGCTTGAGTGTCTTTCTGTCCCGTTTTCCGTCAATCACGGTTGTCATCAATGGGCATACCGATATTACCGGCACTGAAGCGCTGAATGATAATTTATCTGAGCGCCGAGCTCAGCGTATCCAACGCTTATTAGAACGAAATGGCGTGGCAAGATCGTCGATTTATACGCGCGGTTACGGGGAATACTTCCCCGTCTGTACCAATAAAACCCCCTCGGGTAGAGCCTGTAATCGTCGGGCGGAACTGTTGTTTATACTCAATGGTTCATAACGATAGAGAATGTGGCATTGTGATAGAGCCAAAAAAAAAGACAGAAGCTAAGCTTCTGTCTTTTTTATGATTACCAAAACTGATTAAGCTTTAGTTGTGGTTTCTTCACCATTAAATGT is part of the Vibrio zhugei genome and encodes:
- a CDS encoding response regulator; translated protein: MNKCKIMLVDDHPLMRRGIQQLLSIEPEFDVIEEASSGDEAIALAQSNEPDMILLDLNMKGLSGLDTLKALRADGCSAIVVVLTVSDNVADIEAMVRAGADGYLLKDTEPEQLVELLKNAADGNKSYSDVVLKYLSNRREQADVFESLTEREGQILREVAKGFRNKQIADRLFISESTVKVHMKSLLKKLQVPSRTAATILYLERYGERK
- a CDS encoding GNAT family N-acetyltransferase codes for the protein MDIRTAQYQDYERIAHLHATSWKTYYRDILGQEYLEQEVDEDRQLIWQTRLTNPPFNQHVLLVEDDHELLGFICLFGNHDFEKGTIIESLHITPTHRGQGLGKLLIQNSLPWVKQFFPMSGVYLEVMEKNHQAVDFYDHIGGSHHFDRDWRSPCGNIIHEWVYTWESPDELAKAIDEPMSA
- a CDS encoding beta-phosphoglucomutase family hydrolase, coding for MTINLEDYAGLIFDMDGTLVDTMPAHLAAWEHAARTFDFPYDGPWLNSMGGMPSIKIVDVINQRYDLHLDPKAVSQCKMDHFATLESQARIISATNELLEANYGRKPIAVGTGSQRTLALAILDRTGLLDKLDALVTATDVVKHKPHPETLLTAAAQLNLSPEECVVFEDTLLGMQAAHAGGMDCILVTDEGLVLHRVPKTEPHIVE
- a CDS encoding OmpA family protein — translated: MKYGALILSILLSGCSVSSLDGLGKLIRNDKLDQAPQTNSSVRNPDWGQPEKPEKVPDVALSYHSDYDRLIGFLRANDIAYDVLPGSSMMVQVNDTIYFRLNSAMVEMGSYPWIARLSVFLSRFPSITVVINGHTDITGTEALNDNLSERRAQRIQRLLERNGVARSSIYTRGYGEYFPVCTNKTPSGRACNRRAELLFILNGS